The following are encoded in a window of Spea bombifrons isolate aSpeBom1 chromosome 2, aSpeBom1.2.pri, whole genome shotgun sequence genomic DNA:
- the LOC128473141 gene encoding axonemal dynein light intermediate polypeptide 1-like, which produces MSSPADSLLKYDNPVLVSTKSGRKSPKSRTLRPIAPVPPPLTAPVPPPPKSLTPDTSRPPEEILDAVLPPRQWTESEQAWIQRVSSAPSTRMDVVRVQEELDAKLQQRQARETGICPVRRELYSQCFDELIRHVTINCAERGVLLLRVRDEINMTVSAYQTLYESSVAFGMRKALQAEQGKSDMEGRIGQLELDKKELERQLNEQKAKCEATEKREAERRQAEEKKHAEEVQFLKRTNQQLKAQLEGIIAPKK; this is translated from the coding sequence ATGAGCTCCCCGGCCGACTCGCTGCTCAAATACGACAACCCGGTCCTCGTCAGCACCAAAAGCGGGAGGAAGTCCCCCAAATCCCGCACCCTGAGGCCCATCGCCCCGGTGCCGCCCCCGCTCACCGCCCCGGTGCCCCCGCCGCCGAAGAGCCTCACGCCGGACACCAGCAGGCCCCCCGAGGAGATCCTCGACGCCGTCCTGCCCCCCCGCCAATGGACGGAGAGCGAGCAGGCGTGGATCCAGCGGGTGTCGAGCGCGCCGAGTACGCGCATGGACGTCGTCCGCGTGCAGGAGGAGCTGGACGCCAAGCTGCAGCAGAGGCAGGCGCGGGAGACCGGCATCTGCCCCGTGCGCAGAGAGCTCTACTCCCAGTGCTTCGACGAGCTCATCCGCCACGTGACCATTAACTGCGCCGAGAGAGGCGTCCTGCTCCTGCGCGTGCGCGACGAGATCAACATGACCGTCTCGGCCTACCAGACCCTGTACGAGAGCAGCGTGGCCTTCGGGATGAGGAAGGCCCTGCAGGCCGAGCAGGGGAAGTCCGACATGGAGGGCCGGATCGGACAGCTGGAGCTGGACAAGAAAGAGCTGGAGAGGCAGCTGAACGAGCAGAAGGCCAAGTGCGAGGCCACCGAGAAGCGGGAGGCCGAGCGGCGCCAGGCGGAGGAGAAGAAGCACGCCGAGGAGGTCCAGTTCCTCAAGAGAACCAACCAGCAGCTCAAGGCTCAGCTCGAGGGGATTATCGCCCCCAAGAAGTGA